GGTTGGGAGCATGTTCACATAATCAAAATGAACTGTataggaagtttgaaaaagctAAACTAGAATGAACATACACTGGAAGAATCAAAATTAAGTGGGGGAAAAACTCGTTTGCTCAAAGAGGTTTATTCAATGATGGTTTCCTTTCTCTGAAAATTTCTTCTCCTCATTAGATCTCCAAATCTTCGTAGTAATGCTCTCTTTTTTCTTGAGCTTTTATCATTGTCCAAGTCCTCAAAATGGGTTTTATCCAGACTATCAAAATCGCCTGGATGTACTGTTTCTCCACCATCTGTGAATACAGACGAGGGCTTTTTGCTGAAATGGGCTGTAGAATCCGGCAAATTTAAAGTGCCAAATACTGAACCTCTAAGTGCCCCATCCATTTCATGGTGACCGTCCAGATCCTTGTGTTTATTCGGAGGTTTCAGCTCCTTGTGATTCAAACTGAAAGCTCTGTTCATTAGGTTGCCATCTTTAATATGTTCCTTATTCGCTGAGTTTTGAGTATTGAAATCTTCTGCTTTTGTCGATTTatccttctcttctttttccagCTCCTTTGTTACTGTCTCAGAAAGCAACCTCTTCAACCCTTTGATGTTCTCAAAAGCAGCGGCGTGGTTGATAGAAAGGTTTTCATTCTCTCGGGTAAGGAAATCCAAGGCATCCTCCTTCTCGGCCAGGCTATCCTTGAGTTGGGAATTTTCATCCCTTGCAATTGCTGCAGCTTCTTTTGCAACATTAGCTTCATTTAAAGCCTGTTTAAATATATCCCGCAGCTTTTGATTTTCTTCCTTGGATGCCATggtctttttctcttcttctgtGAGCAACTCAAGCAGTCTGCTGCTCTCAGCTTGTGCAGCAAACCTTTCCTCTTCTGCTCTTTTGATGCAATCAACAAAGCCGGTTTCTTTCGCATTCCATGCCATGAGCGAATCTTCAGCCTCTAATCTCAACCTCTCTGCTGTATTTTTATACTGATCGGCTTCTTTCATTGCCTGACCCAAAAGTTCTTCGTACTTCTCCTCCTTGCTCTTTAGCATCAATTTCAAATTCTCTGCCTCCTCTTTTGTGTACTCTAGCTCTGCTTGGGTTACGCCGAGGTTCTCCTTCTCCCGTGTTGCTTCTGCTGCCACTTCTTTTAGTGCCAGTGCTAAATCATCCATCGCCTTCTTGTCATTCCCTTCTAACTCGGTTGCCAACTTTAGTTCATTTTTAAGCAACTCCATTTCCTCAAGAAAAGTCTTTCCCTTCAAGGAAGCAATTTTCTCTCCCTCTTGGGCATGAGCCAAATGCTCTTTTGCTAATAGGAGCTCAGACCTGAGACTCTCCAACGCTTTTTGCATAGCAAGGTTGTCCTCCGGGCAACTTTGGGATGCAAATCCACTCTGCCCGGATGAACCCTccaattttttcatttcttcacgAAGAGAAGCAACCTCTAGCTTTGACTCTTCAAGCAAAATCTTGGTTTGCTCAAGCTGTTTTGTCTGTGCCACCAATGAATCGAACGTTTTCATATCCGATTCCTTTCCCTTCTTTATTTCCGCCTCCAATTCCTGAATTCGTATCTTACTTTCAGACAGTAAGGCTCGTGCATTAGCCTCAGAGGTTGTGACAGTACTCAACTCCATTTTTAACTTCTGCAATGAGGCGTTACTCTCTGCCATTTTGAGCTCCAACCCTTTTGCCTTTTCCAGTTCGAGTTTCAGAGACTCGATATCCTTCTCTTTGAGCTTTAGTTCTTGACTTGCAATCGACAATGAATCCTGTACTGAACTCAGCTCCAATTTTATCTCTGCGACCTTCTTGGGGGACATCGTTTCACTAAGCTTCATGTTGGCCTCCAAAGCCAGCTTTTGCACATCTTTCAGCTCATCAAGTGCTCGATCCCTCTCTTTTTCGGTGACCCTCAATTTCTCTGTTTTCTGCTTCAGCTCCTCCTCAAGATGCTCCCCATGCTGCTGCATCTCCCAAACTCTTCAACAGTTCTTTTGACAccaaaaatttacattaaaaaaatctttcatgTCTGATCAAAATCCATTAAAATTTCGGTTTGCCTTTTCTTTTGGTCCGATTATTGATACCATCCCATTGTTTATTAAAGAAAatctaagaaaaataataatcaatcaGATTCGTCGAAAGCAATCATCGTTTTGATAATAATTcacaaaattatattccaaatcAACGAGAAAATCATCAaggaaaaaaacagagagagaatatAGAATATCAATACCTCTGGTCAATTCGCAACCTCCAGGTGCTTTTGCTGGAGACACTACGGAGGACTTTCGAATAATTTCTGCTGTTACAAATTGTCAAAGGTACGACTA
This is a stretch of genomic DNA from Carya illinoinensis cultivar Pawnee chromosome 3, C.illinoinensisPawnee_v1, whole genome shotgun sequence. It encodes these proteins:
- the LOC122303657 gene encoding putative WEB family protein At1g65010, chloroplastic; amino-acid sequence: MQQHGEHLEEELKQKTEKLRVTEKERDRALDELKDVQKLALEANMKLSETMSPKKVAEIKLELSSVQDSLSIASQELKLKEKDIESLKLELEKAKGLELKMAESNASLQKLKMELSTVTTSEANARALLSESKIRIQELEAEIKKGKESDMKTFDSLVAQTKQLEQTKILLEESKLEVASLREEMKKLEGSSGQSGFASQSCPEDNLAMQKALESLRSELLLAKEHLAHAQEGEKIASLKGKTFLEEMELLKNELKLATELEGNDKKAMDDLALALKEVAAEATREKENLGVTQAELEYTKEEAENLKLMLKSKEEKYEELLGQAMKEADQYKNTAERLRLEAEDSLMAWNAKETGFVDCIKRAEEERFAAQAESSRLLELLTEEEKKTMASKEENQKLRDIFKQALNEANVAKEAAAIARDENSQLKDSLAEKEDALDFLTRENENLSINHAAAFENIKGLKRLLSETVTKELEKEEKDKSTKAEDFNTQNSANKEHIKDGNLMNRAFSLNHKELKPPNKHKDLDGHHEMDGALRGSVFGTLNLPDSTAHFSKKPSSVFTDGGETVHPGDFDSLDKTHFEDLDNDKSSRKKRALLRRFGDLMRRRNFQRKETIIE